The Sediminispirochaeta smaragdinae DSM 11293 genome has a segment encoding these proteins:
- a CDS encoding outer membrane protein assembly factor BamD, with the protein MKCRNLFSYLTAAIVVSILSFSILASCASEPEPVLSDLTPAQIFQQAQEAASNDKFQRAIEYYHYFLDSYPNETSRRVEAEYEIAFLIHKMGNDQEALRLFDALLEKYRSEEAAVYPQWPKVLATKVSEEIRQQQQGNQTPPATEAE; encoded by the coding sequence ATGAAATGCAGAAACCTGTTTTCTTATCTCACGGCAGCCATTGTCGTGTCGATTCTATCATTCTCTATACTTGCATCCTGCGCCTCAGAACCCGAACCGGTTCTCTCCGATCTCACACCGGCGCAAATATTTCAACAGGCCCAGGAAGCGGCCTCAAATGATAAATTTCAGAGGGCAATTGAATATTACCACTACTTTCTGGATAGTTACCCGAATGAAACCTCAAGAAGGGTTGAAGCTGAATATGAAATAGCCTTCCTGATCCATAAAATGGGTAACGACCAGGAAGCTCTGAGACTATTTGATGCGCTTTTGGAAAAGTACCGGAGCGAAGAGGCGGCGGTCTACCCGCAGTGGCCCAAGGTCCTTGCCACAAAGGTAAGCGAAGAAATCAGGCAACAACAGCAGGGAAATCAAACACCGCCCGCTACTGAGGCAGAATAA
- a CDS encoding DUF554 domain-containing protein yields the protein MNCITVFFGSLIGITVHAKIRDDIRDVVYIGAGCISLVIGLQMAFESARVLYLVFSLFLGGILGTIWNIEGWIMRFGTFLESLVKRGRQETAENKNFALGFLNASVLFCVGAMTIVGAMKAGAEGDYDLILMKSIMDGFMAIMFSAALGIGVMFSIITILVYQGGLTLLAGWIGPMIGQLGLSEISGVGGVLVMMIGINLLGLREIKTANFLPSLLIVLAFTGAEPYWLPAAKSFFGF from the coding sequence GTGAATTGTATCACAGTTTTCTTCGGTTCACTGATAGGGATCACCGTTCACGCTAAAATTCGGGATGATATTCGGGATGTTGTCTATATCGGCGCCGGATGTATAAGCCTCGTAATCGGACTTCAGATGGCGTTTGAGTCCGCCCGGGTTCTTTACCTGGTTTTCAGCCTTTTCCTCGGTGGTATTCTCGGGACGATCTGGAACATCGAGGGCTGGATCATGCGTTTCGGAACGTTTCTTGAATCCCTGGTAAAACGTGGAAGGCAAGAGACGGCGGAAAACAAGAACTTCGCTCTTGGCTTTCTTAACGCCTCTGTTCTTTTCTGTGTCGGTGCGATGACCATCGTGGGAGCGATGAAGGCTGGGGCCGAGGGGGATTACGACCTCATTCTTATGAAATCGATCATGGACGGTTTTATGGCTATCATGTTCTCTGCGGCCCTTGGGATAGGCGTGATGTTTTCCATTATCACCATTCTTGTCTACCAGGGAGGCTTAACCCTTCTCGCCGGCTGGATCGGGCCGATGATTGGGCAACTCGGCCTGAGTGAGATCTCCGGTGTCGGAGGTGTTCTCGTTATGATGATCGGTATTAATCTCCTTGGGCTCAGGGAGATAAAAACGGCAAATTTCCTTCCCTCCTTGCTGATCGTCCTTGCCTTTACCGGCGCGGAGCCCTATTGGCTCCCCGCCGCAAAGTCCTTCTTCGGTTTCTAA